TGTTCTACAAAGCAGTCATGCATCCTCATCTCTCTGGTGAAAGCCTGCCCTGAATCAGTGGGTAACACTATGGGTGCCCTTTTAGTTGTTAATGTTTCTGATCCTTTACTATTGAGCATTCGGGGTATTTAACCAGAGCTTCTAGCTTTGTGGCCAAAATCAATGTTGTGCATCACAGCTCAATGCTCAGCTTTTGAGTAAATCCTCAGTGCACAATACTACCTGCACTTCGAGACTGTGAATGTATACACTTCAAAGAAACACAGTGATTAAGTTTGAAAAAACCAAGAGGACAACAGCACTGTCAAAGGTTTGAGAGGGAGTTTATTTCAGAAAATCATTGAACAACCATTTAACATGTGCATCAAATGTACCTTATACTGTACAATCATATACAAGTTCCCATTCTAACAACTGCCGCATGTGTTTCAATTAAATACTAAATGTGAATATGTTGGAGAACTAACATGGGGAAGTTATTAGAAGCTTTAAGTATAAAACAGCAGAGTGGGACATCTTTTGATACATGAATGCACATATAGGAGATCTTTCTGAAATACAAGCTGGTGGTGACAACTCAATCTCGCCACAACACAAAAAAGATAATCGTCCCGCAAATTCAAGCCCACCATCATTTGTGTTCTTTGTTCAAGAGACAGATGATGAGATGACAGGCATGACGAAGGCTATCTTCTCCATGACCTATGAGTCAAGCGGACCTGCACACGCCGTATACACTAATGCATATCACGTAGTGACTGGACTGATACAGAACTTCCACAATAGTATATAATTGATAGTCTTAAAGAGTGCTCATCCAGAAATACAGGTTATCCATAATTCTAAGATGAAGTCTTGTCATTCAAAATGTCAGCCATAATGTGCTCAGTGAGGCTTGCATGTATGTGACATGCACCACATCTTGTCTCATACTTCACTGGTGGAATGATAAATTAGCCTGTGTGATCCATTCAAATagatgtatttgtatttactgATGCAGAGTTAGTTTTTTAACAATAATCTCTACCTGATTCAAAGATTTGCACGTGTCATAAGGATCATTCTAACGTAGTGCTGTGCAAGTTACTTTGGCATTGGGTTTTGTGTATGTTCATCTGGTTTTCTTGGCTAGCCAATGAAAATGAtccgatatgagcctttcactgACTTATTGGTATCCGCGTTTGTTTGCGGATATACACAGACTTTTATCTTACAGAATATACAATGcagaaatgttatttatttttacatcttcCAGAAAAAAATTTTGATTTCCTTAATTCAagtcatatatttttttgtattcgttttctttttattcatagaTATTCAtaaaaaagtttgtttaaactataaaatatcaagcctaTATATCTGTCATAAAGGTTTCATTACAACATCTTAGGAATCCCTGCCAAGTTTTTGGGGCAATTTACATCAGCCATTATTTTGGTATGGGAAATCTTTCACTCCCTAATATCAGTATTGGCATTAGCCTCCAAAAATCCATATCTGTCAGACTCTACAAAGTAGCCCATGCATGAAGACTgtggtgaaaaatgaaaatgaaaataccaAATTCAAGCACGTTCAATAACCACATTAGTATTTTTCATATCAATTGCTTGACATTGAGAATCTACTTGTAGAATTTGTAAGTGATTGTAATAAAAGTACAACTTTTAAAACAGAACTTTAGTGGGGTCATAACATGTCTCTTTTTGCAAGGGCCACTGGGAAGGGAGTGTTATGAGGTACAGGATCAGCCTGGTTACCAGATGATTGAAATAAGAGCACAATGCTACTTTCAACATCACCAAAGATCCCCTGAAGTCAATATGTTAATTCTGTGCTGGTGctttgaaattattttcaacacacacaatataGTCTGTTGTGTTGCTCACTATGAACTGGAGATCATCAGGGTGCCTTTGGATAGCTGAACGTATATTTCTTACGTATATTCAacttaaagtttaaaaatgcagTGCATAACTTCTTTCTTAATTGGCAATTATAAGGAGGAGCACAATGTAAACAGTAATACTGGGAAACTGATTCAACAATaacagtttttataaaaacttAGTGGCGACACCATGCAACTTTTAttaccttaaaatagcagcttcaaaatttGTCTGATAGTTTGATTTGGGATTTGGGAGAATGGTCCAGTCCCCAATGAAAAATCACTTACATGCTCAGACATGGAGCCCAACAGAAGTGTGAGAATGTGAATTAGTGATCTGAATACGTGCTGGCAGGTTAATTGTGACCTTACATGAACAGAACCAGGCTAACTTTTAAACTGCCCCCTGCTCTCAGCTTCATattgaatttttgttttgtttttacatagaTATGTTAATTTTCACAACCTGGCACAAAATAAGGAGCCAATAGAAAGCTGCTTCCGGTGGTTAAAAACTCTTGAGGCAAAAGCGCTCAACTGGTTTGCAAGTTTTACAAAATGATTCAAACATCAACATTATTAGCATTCATAGATTCCAGCATTACGGATATTATCACTAACACAGGACAAATCCCATTCGACTGACCCTGAGGCAGGTAGTGTGAATTCTTATCAGTCTCTGCTCAGTGAAGTCTCGGCCTAGTCACTGCCTCTGGCTGCCGTTTATTCACCCTCCGCGCTCTTCTCCCCATCCTGCCGGCTGCTGTCCAGTTGTGTGCTGCTCCTGACGGACTGCACGGCCTGGACCTGCTGAAGACGTTTTGCCAGCTCGGCCTCGCAGGCCTTCAGCAAGTCTGACGTCCTGGATGTGTCCCAGCCCAGCACCTGCCGCATAGCTTCAACCCCTCTGCTCACAACCATCTAGGGACACATCGAAGAGCCTTCATTTCCACTGGGAACGTGAACATGTGAGATTTTATACTAACTTATGGTTTCTGGATACACATGTAGAAACAAATGCAATCCAATCAGAGAACCTTGTAATGAATACCATCCAAATCCTAATCTTTGTGGAGAATATAATGTTCAGTGTCTGTTGACAATGTGTCAGATAGATTTTGATTTGAGGTTAAGGGAGTTGTGTTGGTATACTGACTGTAGTTTCCACTCCTTGTTGTGTGTATTGAGTGTGGATACCCGACTCGAGCCTTTTGAGGACACAGCGACTCAGATAAAAGTTTTGTAGTTATTCAGGGTTGGTCTGGATCCGATCACATTGGCAGAGCTATctccttgattttttttttacactacacataactGTAATTGGGGAAACATCGGGCTCTGGTCAGGTTATAGGAGAAATATAATAGAATGTCTGTCTCTGGTCTGATCTCAGGTTTAGCTAAATTAAATACCCTTTGGATTACATGAAATAATTATGTCACTATATTGACATGTGGATGTGTTGTGTCAGTTTTACAGAACTGCATAATCATTTCTACAGCTGCTACTCGAATAGGTATGTTGCAGCATAGGCCATGCAGGAATGATACAGGAAGTTGTTGTTGGATGTACATGTTGGATTCTCAGGTCTGATTAAATCCACTGTAAATCCTTCACCTTTTTAGGAAACACTGGATCTGCATTTGCTGTTATACACAGTACATtcataaaaatctaatttgggTGATTTGTATCTGCAGAGATGTTGAGCATACTGGACGATTGAACTACCTGCAGGTCTTCAGTGGAGAGCCTGGTCTCTGGGCTTGTTTTGCCTTTCAAGACCATCAGAGTCCTGGACATGAATCCAGATGCAGAGTCCACTTCCATGCCGTCTGGCATATCCACGTCTCCAGCCCCTGACATATCAAACAAGTTTTCTCTCAGGATCATTTGTTGCATAAAGACTTTATAGTTACCGATTGGGAATAACAAGCAGAGACAAGGGTTCCACCTAGTGCCCAAAATGCACAAGCACACCTTTTCCCTTATATGTAATGATAAATACTGTAAGCCAGCAGAGGAAATAGACTGATTAGTGATTTATCAGTAAGTGTTGATAGTGTTTCCATTTTTTGCAGCTGCAAAATTATTGCTGTTGCTGCATATCATGAAGATGCAATGCACGACTCCGTAGAGAGCTTCAAATAGTAAACAACAGATGGATGAGACTGGTGGCAagacaagagaaagaagagaaaaacaaagagaagggaGCAAGAGAGGTAGATTTAACTAGCTAACATCAACCTAGATAGATTTTTATTATCCGCATTTTTCCACCATTGTGATTCCACCAcatgttatttttaaaatcaaaataacgAATTGTTTCAAGAAGAAGTCTTCCTGCAATATGTTCTGCCACTTAGcacatacaaaaacatataTGTGTATGAACATGTATCTATTTAAATATTGGCCAATTGAAtacaaattgtattaaatagtaataataatagttattaaattaaatacatgtaTACGTGTTTATAAAGAGTTATTTTCACATCTCAAGATTCCTCATTCCTCATTTCTTACTGCAGCAGTCTAACATGCTGTTTAAGGGTTTGTCAAGATCCTTTATCAAAAGAATGAGCACTTTATGGGTCATTACCTTCCTGTGGGAGCGATACAATCATAGCATTGTATTGATTACTTTGTTGGATGTTGTATTCATGCTTATTGATTATAATGAGGGAAGATATATGAGCACCTCTGGCATATTAAGACTTATAGAcgtgtttattttacagcaaACATATATGAAATGCCtttgaaatcattgtcataaaCTAATTGAATTAGATAcacagataaaagaaaagagaatatCACAGAAACAGGACATGAAAGCAGGCTCAAACCCCAGAGACGAGATTACATAACATTTTTATGTAATCAACAGGCTGGTGGATAGGGAGACTTTCTATTTAACAGACTATTGACTTCTCAGAAGGTGCTGTGATAGGTTTGCAGAGCCAATAATTGGAAGCTGATGAAATCTCTTTAAATTACTGCTGCTTTGATCTGACTGAAATACACTCACTAAAATAACTTTCTAACTTATCACGGTTTATATTGTGTcaaaaacaacagtgtaaacaaTGAAGCCTCTTTAGTGTGTAGGCAAGAATGAAATGTCCCAGATCTTTATTTgggacaaaacattttaaaatggaaaaaccaCATAATGACAAAGCCATACCTCCCTGGCTGGGCTGACTCGGCTCTTCCTGCTGCTTGTCCTCTTTCTCCACAGCTTTGAGGTAGAGCTGGAGCAACTCCTTGgactgtctctcctcctctcttctgtccAAAACCCTCTGTAGTGTCTCCTGTAGGTCCACAGCCTTCTTCTCTTGGAAGCCCAGAGCAGAGGCTAGCTCAGGACATGGGGCATCTACTAAAGTCTGGAACAACAGGAGGCACAAAAAAATACTTATACTGgacagctgtttttttctgttgttgacTAAAGCAAAATTATAGAATATTCCCAAACTTATCCTCTAACAGGAAGAATATTAAGAGTGTTTTCAACCCTGAAAGTCTAGATAGGGTCTgaaccaaggttcatgtctttgtaacattgtttgtatttgatctggttagatttggtttcacattgtaatttagggagtGAACTAAAGACTTCTGTGTGACATATGTATACGACCTGTTTTCATCACTAATGTGGGCTGCATCTACCTATactcgacgtgacgcagaagcataaactaggcttattAAGTGTCTTTGAGTTTCTTGAGAAGTGCCatacaaaaaatgtattattatagattggtttgtagacagaCGTGCGTCTTATGTTGGCATATTGTCAATTTGTCTGTCTCAAACAGAAGAATAATGTTGGTACCTGTAAGTCGGCCTCAGACATGAGGATGACGCTGGCCAGGTCCTGCTTCAGCTGCTGAGCCAGGTCCCACCAGGGGGCTACAGGGCCGAGGGCATCCACAGCATCATTCTCCAGAATCATAGACTCCCTGGCCATCCAGGCCGTGCCACCATCCACTACAATGAGAGGTACACTGAACACCTAAACGCACAAGGCTGAACATTTCACTGTTAAATGCTAAGAATCCCTCCAGACTGTAGCCAGATTTCTGACAGAAGCAAACCTGCTTACTCTTGCGAACTGGAGACCATGATTCTTTTTCATGCAACAGCATGAACTTTGTGTTTGGGGGTAAACACAAGAAGTAGGACTGATCCTCTACTATTGTCCCATCATCCTCTAGGACCACTGTGACCTGGTCACTGGGATGCCCGAAGAACTGAGACCCtgcaggaggaaagagagatgagAAAGTTACAGATCTCATGTGTGCATATCCTTTATTATCTTTGACACATTGACATCTTTGGTAATGTTGCCATGTTTCAGAGCAAAAATAAGTAGGACAACCAGTCTCAAGCTTGTATatttcaggcagccaactcacATACCAGCTGATCGGCTGATTCAGGCAAATACCAATTACTTTGCTATGTCAAACAAGTCCGTCCATTAAAGCTGTCACCTCCTCTTTCgtcacagctgctcctccttGCATGCTTCAGTCCCTCTGCTTTCTTAACCCGAGGCTTCAATTTTTAAATTACGTATTCCTTATACTAATGATTAAGATATAATTGAGTAAATGTGTCTGGTGGGTTTGCTTCTCataaatttgttttttggtgTCTTTGATTAACtccaccaaggagattatgttttcactcttgTTTGTTCAAAAAATCAGGGGGCAAATCCAGTTTTTCAACAATACAGCCATTTTCCTggggaataattcattgatcttgatgaaaaatataacaggcacatttaggggactgatataaTTTTAACTGCTTAAATGGGAAGGTGCATATTTCAATGTAGGCCAACACCTGCAACAACACCattgaatcattttttaaagtACATGCTTCCAGGTATTGTATTGTTACTGATTACCAAGAcattatcaataaaaaaatactatatctatacatctatagaaaacaatgacacaaactTGTAGTCATAGTCCTAAAGCAACACTGATGTAATATAACATACAAGCTGATTCTAATGCTTTGTGATCTTTTAATTgtttccagtagtttttaaaagtagttGCTATTGTTAGCtatacatttgtattgtatAAAGCACCcctttaactgtgttttgaaagattCTATATATCAAGTGTATTggtgtcattattattactacatgTATTCCAGCTCTACTGGGCAGAAAGCTTGAGGAGAGCAGTGATGTGGGCAACGCCTGCTGACGAGCACTGAAGGAATGAGCAGCACACAGAGGAAGCTCTCTGACAATTCATGTTATTCTCCTGCAGGTTTCAACACGACCACTGACAGATTAGTGAGATTCACGTGTGCAGCAGAATACCAGCAGAATTTAACCTGTCAGTGACCAGCATCTACATTAAAACTGTTGTGTTAACAGTTTCacatcagagacagacagaatcACAGACAAGTGAGATCACAGCAGCATTTACACATCTACCCGAGGCTGAGTTTCACTTTAACGTCacgtgtttctgtgtcttttaGCATCATGTAAAGTTTGGGTTAAACATCTCCACTGTCATTCAGACACGTTTACAAGTTGAACTCATTCACAGCTCACCTCTtgtcttcagctcctccagggaGGGAACCACCAGCCCGTAGGATTTCTGTCGTGAGAAGTTACACACCTTACACGGCCTAATGTCCGTCATTCTGGACCTTGTGTTCACTAATGCTCAGTGGaaataaccacagactgtatacaaagataaCACACTCCTGTCTCCGAACCAACGCGGAACTGCCGCGGTGACGCTAAGGACTCTGGGATTTGTAGTTTTATACAACGCTGAGCTCAGAGAGGCGAAAAGGGGACATAGCTGTAAATCTCCATAGTGAtcaaacataacataacataacatgaTATACAATTATATTTATAAGACTTGTAACAAGTAAGTCACTAAAACAGTACATGTATGTGTTGCATGTGAAGTGCGTACTTTAATTTATACAATGTgcctttatattttttataatttataatttgtgtattttttctaATTATCTTCTCTTATTTGCGAATGATTGTTTTGCAAAGAAATGACAAAtcttaattattaattattatagtTGTTGAAGTAAACAGAGATATAATATATTCACCAccatatgaatataatatattatatatatattatatattatatatatattggtgCAGGGTAGTTAACTATGGTGGTTAGTGAGAAAGTAAACAGACATCAGTGgtgaatataatatattatatatatattatatatatattggtgCAGGGTAGTTAACTATGGTGGTTAGTGAGAAAGTAAACAGATACATCAGTGgtgaatataatatattatatatatatattatataatatattatatatattggtGCAGGGTAGTTAACTACGGTGGTTAGTGAGAAAGTAAACAGAGACATCAGTGGTGAATATAAACCGTCGTTGTCCTTCAAGGAAAAGCAATCGAGCGCGGCTCACCACAGCGAGGAGATAGGAAGATGGCATCCACCGAGCAACCTGATCCACCAACACAGGTCCACCTTCACACAACTAAAGCACATTCACCTGTTCGTGTCCACGCGTGACAGTGACCTCCTGCGACGTGTTTATCTTACGCTTCTCTTCAATTGCCTTAATTTCCCTTACTACTTCTATAACACCCCAGTTAGCTAGCTTTGGCTAGCATGCTTGcttgctagctagctagctagcacGCTAGCTAGCCGCCGCAGTTCTCCAAAAGTTTCTCCtcagacatgtttgtgttgtcaagTAGACACGAAGAGCTGAGTCTCACGTCGTTGTGTTTTTACCACATGGCGCTAGCTCACCCAGGCTGCTAGCTCTTTACTTTGACTCCATGCTCGTCCTTCCACCTGACAGTGTAGCCTCGTCTCAGTCCTACAGTGAGCTTGTAAAGAAACTATGGTGGAAAGGTCATTGTTAGCCCGGACAAGCCTGGTGGTGTTTGTACTCTCCTCCTCGTCTCGTCCCCACACTGGTATCTGTCTAAAACGCTGACAGACGTATGTCGTTCAGAGAAAACTAATGGTAAACAAAGTTGTGACTCATGCATAACTCGTCTGTGGCAGCTTAGCACTTAGCTGCTGCATGTACAATGTATATTTTCAGCAAACGTTCCCACCACATGTTGTGAAAAGTCCAGAAGTTCCCTGCAGAAGTGGACTCCATGCTGACTGAATGATGAACTATATCCTAAAGTGTCTAGTCCCTTTTGTGCACATGCATCCATTTTATGTGTCACTATTTCTTTTATTGCTCAGCATTATACGAGGAAGAAGAAGGGCGCACAGATGTAATGCAAATAGCCGATTTTACTGTTTCctttccatttatatttacaactAGATTTTATGTGCATTCAGCTCATTATGAAGGAGCAGTCAAGTGACAGGTGTTACTCCTGCTATCTAGACTGTCAAGCTAGAGGTGGATTGGGACCATCAGTTATATGTTGTGCGAGATGTTCGTGATTGTATAACTGTAGTTactctttagtttttttctctcagcagCATTAATTTGTAAGATAAATAGATTGAttcatttcatgtatttatttatctgcttCCTCACTGATGTGGTAAACCAACATCATCTGTTCTCCAGTAGATGGCACTCTAATACAACtaagtgtgtttatgttctCAGAATGGCCTTCCACCCGGAGATAGTGGGCCAGCTCCCCCCAGAGAAGCACTGGTAAGAAtatcatatttaatataaattacTTCATCGATGACAGTTTCCTAGAATAATCTAAGAATCCCTAtttgatgtaaatgtgtgttctgTGGAAATGGCAGGATGGATCAAATGACAGTCAATTGTGATTCAGGAAACAGTGTTTCCATTATTACTTTATCATTTTCTAATATCAGTTAATAAGTTCCATGCTGTTATTCTTAGCCCTGTGCTATAAATTCATCAGAATATATAAATTCTATATCTGTTTGTACTGATTTGTGTTGTGCTCTTGTTGTGTTCTAACCGGTGAAATCAGCCTCTTTGTTatttggaaaacaaacacttgtgGGAATTGATTCCACAGTGAAGGAACATTGTGCTTGTCTTTTTTCTGATCTGGTGACTtagagacatttgttttcatcttttcatcaacAATCCACTTTTCCTTGGCTAATCAGATGATATTACACACGTTACCCAGTGAGATCGGGTATTAAAGGCGCCCAATTAGCAGCCAGTCATTTAGCACCACACTGATGTCCCCAAGCCCATAATGAGACTGTACTTTATGTTCCTCGGCTTTAGAGAGTAAAAAGCATGCAGAAAGCTCTGTTTGGACAATGACTGGTTCCACGGTTGCTTTAATCATGTTTAATAGAAAACTTTCACCAgatggatttgtttttctttaatttagtccattgtttttcttcttcaataaAATTTCATCTCCAAGAGTTTCCTAATAGTTTGAATAATATTTGTGTCCTCTGTGAAGAAAATTTAAGAATAATGGCAGTGAAAAAGTTGCACATACTTGTTGACATTCGCAAAGCTGCTAACATTTTACTAGAATCTCAAGTCTCTGTAAAAATAAGAATATCAGTTGTTTTTCAATAATGTGTAATGAACAGTGTTTATAAGACAAGTGCTGACAATGATTATAACCGAGAGTGTCTTATTGCAAAGTGGGATGGAATACATCACAGGCACTTTCCTTGTATGGACACAGCATCCAGGTTAGAGCAGTGCTGTATTGTTCAGCCTACATGTCTCAATGTCATTCACCACCATTCACTCTTCatcctccccccatcatccctTCATGCCAAGGCTAATTTAATCCTGGGGTTATTGATTGTGGGAGCATTCTCCCAGGCTTTCTTTCAATTTACTTCAATTTCATCATCCCAGTGCGCTTCAAGACTGCCTACTCAAAAAGGGAAGAAATTCTTGTTATGAGGGTCCTGATTCGAGACTGGTTGACAacctccccccctccccacagacaaccactaccaccaccaccctcactTCCAGCcccttttctcctttctctttttgATGAGCTGCTCTTTCCCAGTTAAGTGGATTATTACAGTAGGGATAATTCTTGTCACATGGCATTATTTGGATGAGGTGAATAATTGAAATTTGTGTCTGAAAGGATTTTATCTGGATGAGAGGAAAGGGAGTGCTGGCAGGGTTGGGAGGGCagaaagcgagagagagtgagagcataCACGTTTGTATAACAtttatgtgcacatgtgcatgtcAGACAAGCCAGTGTGTCAGGCTGGGGACACCAGTCATGTTAACAGGTTCTGACTCACCTCGCCCAGATCAGCAAGCCCTGGCACACTGCACGGCGTGGGCTCTTCTCTGTGGCTAGAGGGCCCAGCTCAAGGGCCAGTGCCACAGCCTCTGCCACCGTCCAGGCCAGAGGTGCAGGTCTGGACCTGCATTTGctgtagagagagggagagtgtgtgagtatgtATTCCATGGTTGACTGGTATACAAGTCActgccagctgctgctgttgcctcTGGCGGTGTTCTCTGTTCACCCTCACCCCgtcttgtttcttctctctctgtaacccccctcccccttctaCCTTCCACTTATCTCTGCCAGGGCCATTGCCCCTACCAGTCTCTAGCTGGCGTCTCCCtcgtttttgttttctttccctgtaGTGTTACCCTGTGCTCAGCACTAGTCTCCTCCAATCATTCTGCACAATGCTTTTAATTAATATATTTCCACCATAGTTATATGTGAACAAAGTCACTTTGATCACATTATAAAACAGATGTAGATCTGCATTCTAGTTAAGTAATTCaaattttattaatttctttgaCTTACAAAGTTAACTTTAACTTAAAAATGAATACCTGCTTGACTATCTTAACTGCTCTATTCgtatcatttattttctctgaattTATACAATAGGGCTCAAactaattgttttttaattattgacTAATCTGTGTCAAATGTCTTGCCTATTTACTACATTAAACTATATCAAAtatcagatttttgtttttcttctcaaacTCGAGAAGGAACAACTCAATAACTGAAAACCAAATCATATATGTTTGTCGGACTAACTTATCACTGAGTGTCCACGTTGTCCCTGACTTTGTGAATTTCCAGCACATTGGAAGATGCTGCTATTCTgtgaaatacttttattttatgatgAATCATATGGCTATGCAGCTAATTTTCAGCTCTCACCAAGCAAGCAGGTGGGTTATGTGTGCAGGAGGTGCATCTGTACCATTTGCACACTTCAGCTTGTGCATGTAGGCATTGTACAAACTgagcgtgtgtatgtgtttagaTTTGCGGGGGGGGTCAACCCAGCAAAGGGAGGATGGTAATGGGAGGGGGAAAAAGAATTGTATGAAGAACATCCCCAGTCTCACAGCAACTTCAAAAGCTCCCCTTCCCCAGGATATTAAGCGACTGTGATGAAAAATTTAGCAAGCGTTAAATAAGCCGCTTTGAAGTGATCTGTTTTGGCTCTGCAGTCTCAGAATTTCCGTAGCCGCTGTGCAATAGCCATCATACCACAGAAGGGGAGAGGGGTAAAAGGGAACAGTATGTTAAGTGTAGGAGTTGAGGGGGACCTGGCTGGTTGGTGGAGGACATGCCAGCAGGAATCGGTCCAGCCGGGCGACATGAAGGCACTGCCGCTGCTACTGTCaccttttgtctctctctgttgctcttttCTTCTCGCGTCACCTCTCCCTCCCCGATGGCTCTTCTGCTGAGCCCTGTGAGTCTCAGGCAAACAGATGTTGCTCATATGTTAGCTCTAAAAAGggattttttcttcttcacttagTGGGTGTAACACAAATGTAACAAAGTGGTGATACCAGGAAGTCAGAGGTTACTCTCgggtttagtttttttttgtctttaatgaCTTTCCCCATGGAActtgtgtttgttcttgtgtTCTTTCAAAACCAAACCTgccctctgtgtttgtgaatgtgtttttctctaaaaaaaacattgaagaaaaaatctgaaatacaaCAGAATTTAATAGTTATGtatatttttaagttttcaccactataaataatacaaatataaagtaattttttcttatatttgataattaatatttaaattcacatgaATCACTTTTAAAGCCATTACTTAAAATTTTGACTCCAGGTTTCAACACACGCTTCAAATTAATTATTGGGGCAGAATAAGAAATTGGATCCAGTAATGAGTCTGGTAGGGTAACTCCATTCTGTCAAGAAACTATCCTACAATTTAGTTAGTCAAGGGAACCTTCtgagat
This sequence is a window from Paralichthys olivaceus isolate ysfri-2021 chromosome 6, ASM2471397v2, whole genome shotgun sequence. Protein-coding genes within it:
- the dffa gene encoding DNA fragmentation factor subunit alpha, whose amino-acid sequence is MTDIRPCKVCNFSRQKSYGLVVPSLEELKTRGSQFFGHPSDQVTVVLEDDGTIVEDQSYFLCLPPNTKFMLLHEKESWSPVRKMDGGTAWMARESMILENDAVDALGPVAPWWDLAQQLKQDLASVILMSEADLQTLVDAPCPELASALGFQEKKAVDLQETLQRVLDRREEERQSKELLQLYLKAVEKEDKQQEEPSQPSQGGAGDVDMPDGMEVDSASGFMSRTLMVLKGKTSPETRLSTEDLQMVVSRGVEAMRQVLGWDTSRTSDLLKACEAELAKRLQQVQAVQSVRSSTQLDSSRQDGEKSAEGE